The Octadecabacter arcticus 238 genome contains a region encoding:
- a CDS encoding IS256-like element ISOan6 family transposase, with the protein MGTTNIVDFARRDEMTDALTELLKTGAQQLIATAVEAELVSYLAQFTGLRTDAGHAAVVRNGHHPARPFQTGIGPVSVRIPKVRSKDGTPVTFRSALVPPYVRRTKTLEAALPWLYLKGISSGEMAPALKVLLGPDAVGLSANTVSRLKRDWANEYEAWKGAELDDEPIVYIWANGVHSGLRGEDDKLCALVIIGVTARGKKRFLAIEDGVRESTQSWREVLLNLKSRGMNAPKLAIGDGAMGFWAAMDEVYPETRHQRCWQHKTMNVLNCLPKLSQPKAKAALHDIWQAETKVDAEKAFDLFIKTYEPKYPKATLCLQKDREELMAFFDFPAQHWQSIRTSNPIESAFATIRHRTKRSKGCLSRDGMLHMMFKLGQCAEQNWRKLRGFDYLAKVITGVTFKDGIETTNPDQITA; encoded by the coding sequence ATGGGAACTACTAACATTGTTGATTTTGCGCGTCGAGACGAGATGACGGACGCGTTGACGGAGTTGCTGAAAACGGGAGCACAACAATTGATCGCGACAGCAGTTGAGGCTGAGCTTGTCAGTTATTTGGCGCAATTTACCGGCTTACGCACCGATGCCGGTCACGCGGCAGTCGTGCGTAATGGACATCATCCGGCCCGCCCGTTTCAAACGGGCATTGGCCCTGTGAGCGTGCGCATTCCAAAGGTTCGGTCCAAGGACGGCACACCGGTGACATTCCGGTCTGCCCTGGTGCCGCCCTATGTGCGCCGCACGAAGACGCTGGAAGCGGCCTTGCCATGGCTTTACCTCAAAGGGATCTCCAGCGGCGAGATGGCTCCCGCCCTCAAGGTTCTTCTGGGCCCAGATGCCGTTGGCTTGTCGGCTAATACGGTTTCGCGTTTAAAACGCGATTGGGCCAATGAATACGAGGCTTGGAAAGGCGCTGAGTTAGATGACGAGCCCATCGTCTATATCTGGGCCAACGGCGTTCACAGCGGCCTTCGGGGCGAGGATGACAAGCTCTGTGCCCTTGTTATTATTGGGGTAACTGCCCGTGGCAAGAAGCGATTTCTGGCAATTGAGGATGGGGTGCGCGAGTCCACGCAGAGCTGGCGCGAGGTTCTGCTTAACCTCAAAAGCCGAGGCATGAATGCGCCCAAACTGGCCATCGGGGACGGTGCCATGGGGTTTTGGGCGGCCATGGACGAAGTCTATCCTGAGACCCGCCATCAACGCTGTTGGCAACACAAAACGATGAACGTGCTCAATTGTTTACCCAAGCTGTCTCAGCCAAAAGCCAAGGCCGCGCTGCACGACATCTGGCAGGCCGAGACCAAAGTCGATGCAGAAAAGGCATTCGATCTGTTCATCAAAACCTACGAACCCAAATATCCCAAGGCCACACTATGCCTGCAAAAAGATCGTGAGGAACTCATGGCATTCTTCGACTTCCCGGCGCAGCATTGGCAAAGCATCCGCACTAGCAATCCAATTGAATCGGCCTTCGCGACGATCCGGCATCGTACCAAGCGTTCAAAGGGCTGCCTGTCACGCGATGGCATGCTGCACATGATGTTCAAACTGGGGCAATGTGCTGAGCAAAATTGGAGGAAGCTACGCGGCTTTGACTACCTCGCAAAAGTCATCACAGGCGTCACGTTCAAAGACGGAATCGAAACCACAAACCCCGACCAGATCACCGCATGA
- the tnpC gene encoding IS66 family transposase has product MSKTPPNLTNLPPEVQAYVAAQTAELSELKQAFLGSSLGHATVQKRLKDEMASVDAALSAERTAHARAIQNRDTIIADLRLQLHGHNKHRFGSKSESSAQLALELILEELEIEQAVETDDEPSDAEAKPPRTPRKRKPFPKGLKRVQKTITPSDACTDCGGSFKVLGTDVMEELEYVPGHYIVNQIGRPRLACTCCEAVVQAEMPSRPIPKSFVGPALMAHILCCKYGYHLPLYRQSQMFANEGIDLSGSLMAGWVGKCTKLLERVSDAIRDHVFEAQAIFMDDTTVKLLQKGNGKGKNKTKTARLWVYARKEDTWASGAPPAVWYQFSTSREAEHPSKHLESYEGYAHADAYAGYNDAYRTGRVKEMACMAHVRREFFDLYESTKLPVAGEAVLRIKKLYDVETQARFLPPAERVALRQEYAKPIFDDLEVWLKEQLGKISSKTPLAKAIKYALARLPKARPYLDHGFLELDNNTAERAVRPVAVGRKNYLFMGSEAGGKSAAIAYTLIETAKMNKVNPKAWLAWVLERIQDHQANRINDLMPWAYQDMIDAKNAEAKAKDAA; this is encoded by the coding sequence ATGAGTAAGACCCCTCCAAATCTGACTAATCTGCCCCCTGAAGTACAGGCATACGTTGCCGCGCAAACAGCGGAATTGTCAGAGCTGAAGCAAGCGTTTCTCGGGTCATCCCTTGGCCATGCGACGGTACAAAAACGCCTCAAGGATGAGATGGCATCAGTGGACGCCGCCCTGAGTGCCGAGCGCACCGCTCATGCGCGGGCCATCCAGAACCGAGACACCATCATCGCCGATCTGCGCCTGCAACTCCACGGTCACAACAAGCACCGCTTTGGCTCAAAGTCGGAAAGCAGTGCACAGCTGGCGCTTGAGTTGATCCTTGAAGAACTTGAGATCGAACAAGCCGTTGAGACAGATGATGAACCCTCTGACGCTGAGGCCAAGCCGCCCCGCACACCGCGCAAGCGCAAACCTTTCCCAAAGGGGCTGAAGCGTGTCCAAAAGACCATCACCCCCAGTGATGCTTGCACCGACTGTGGCGGCAGCTTCAAAGTGCTTGGAACGGATGTGATGGAGGAGTTGGAATATGTCCCGGGACATTACATCGTGAACCAAATTGGCCGCCCGCGTCTGGCCTGCACCTGTTGTGAGGCCGTTGTTCAGGCTGAGATGCCAAGCCGACCCATTCCGAAGAGCTTTGTCGGCCCCGCGCTGATGGCCCACATCCTGTGCTGTAAATACGGCTATCATCTGCCGCTGTATCGCCAGAGCCAGATGTTTGCCAACGAGGGCATTGATCTGAGTGGATCGCTCATGGCGGGATGGGTCGGCAAATGCACCAAACTGCTGGAGCGCGTCTCAGATGCAATCCGCGATCACGTCTTTGAGGCGCAGGCGATCTTCATGGATGACACAACGGTCAAGCTGCTCCAGAAGGGCAATGGCAAAGGAAAGAATAAGACCAAAACCGCGCGACTGTGGGTCTATGCCCGAAAAGAAGACACTTGGGCCAGCGGAGCTCCACCTGCGGTGTGGTACCAGTTCTCCACCAGCCGTGAGGCGGAGCATCCCAGCAAGCATCTCGAAAGCTATGAAGGCTACGCCCATGCGGATGCCTATGCTGGGTATAATGACGCCTACCGCACGGGGCGGGTCAAAGAGATGGCATGCATGGCCCATGTGCGGCGTGAGTTCTTTGACCTTTATGAAAGCACAAAGCTGCCCGTGGCGGGCGAAGCCGTGCTGCGGATTAAAAAGCTCTATGATGTTGAGACACAAGCGCGGTTCCTGCCCCCTGCGGAACGCGTGGCCCTGCGTCAGGAATACGCCAAGCCGATCTTTGATGACCTGGAAGTCTGGCTTAAAGAGCAACTGGGCAAGATCTCTAGCAAGACGCCGCTGGCCAAGGCGATCAAATATGCACTGGCGCGCCTGCCAAAGGCACGGCCCTATCTTGATCACGGCTTTCTTGAGCTGGACAACAACACAGCCGAGCGCGCAGTGCGCCCTGTGGCCGTGGGACGCAAAAACTATCTCTTCATGGGATCAGAAGCAGGCGGCAAATCTGCAGCAATTGCTTATACGTTGATAGAGACCGCCAAGATGAACAAAGTGAATCCCAAAGCCTGGCTCGCATGGGTGCTGGAACGCATCCAGGACCATCAAGCAAACCGTATCAACGATCTCATGCCGTGGGCCTATCAGGACATGATCGATGCTAAAAACGCCGAGGCCAAGGCAAAAGACGCAGCTTGA
- the tnpB gene encoding IS66 family insertion sequence element accessory protein TnpB (TnpB, as the term is used for proteins encoded by IS66 family insertion elements, is considered an accessory protein, since TnpC, encoded by a neighboring gene, is a DDE family transposase.), with amino-acid sequence MIPVLGDAKIWLAAGVTDMRRGFNGLAAQTAQVLAADPYAGHLFLFRGRRGDQIKMIWWDGQGACLFTKRLERGRFVWPSVKEGKVSLSRAQLAMLMEGIDWRILKKTWRPSMVG; translated from the coding sequence ATGATCCCTGTTTTGGGGGATGCGAAGATCTGGCTTGCCGCAGGAGTTACGGATATGCGGCGCGGCTTCAACGGGCTGGCGGCGCAGACCGCGCAGGTTCTTGCAGCTGACCCTTACGCGGGGCATCTATTTTTGTTCCGTGGCCGTCGTGGCGATCAGATCAAGATGATCTGGTGGGATGGTCAGGGCGCGTGCCTGTTTACCAAACGGCTTGAACGTGGACGGTTCGTATGGCCCTCAGTCAAGGAAGGTAAAGTCAGCCTAAGCCGCGCACAGCTTGCGATGCTGATGGAAGGCATAGACTGGCGTATTCTCAAGAAGACATGGCGTCCAAGTATGGTTGGATAG
- a CDS encoding transposase: protein MMNKTRRGRGSKYTDDFKRQLVAESHTAGVSVPMVAKKHGVGTNRIYAWRSDGRFQPDKSDIGQFTPVEIADAGMVDTPASSGTSILPVPHIEITLENGRKLSVSDGVDAGFVLELARGLAA from the coding sequence ATGATGAACAAGACTAGGCGTGGCCGAGGTTCCAAATACACGGATGATTTCAAGCGACAGCTTGTAGCGGAAAGCCACACTGCTGGCGTGAGTGTTCCAATGGTTGCCAAGAAGCACGGTGTGGGCACCAACCGGATTTATGCATGGCGCAGCGATGGGCGGTTTCAGCCTGACAAATCAGATATAGGCCAGTTCACCCCCGTAGAGATTGCCGATGCGGGTATGGTGGACACGCCTGCGTCATCCGGCACCAGCATCTTACCTGTCCCCCATATTGAGATCACACTTGAGAACGGTCGCAAGCTGAGCGTGAGCGACGGGGTTGATGCTGGCTTTGTGCTGGAACTGGCGCGAGGACTTGCAGCATGA
- a CDS encoding ATP-binding protein: MVTEREQEGRKGYAVGFEGLIEFLKALLPRNEVIGSALRDELTMYPDLALRELIANAVIHQDFTISGSGPMVEVFEDRGEITNTGVPLGDIDRLLDQAPRSRNEALAAFMRRIGVCEERGSGVDKVVFESELYQLPPPRWETSGSAARAILFAHKDFKDMDTADRLHAYYLHACLRYVSKHTGNPLFFWHDLRCDYCAKLAIWLARYEDFDDEQD; this comes from the coding sequence ATGGTAACTGAACGAGAACAAGAAGGCCGCAAAGGGTATGCAGTTGGCTTCGAAGGTTTGATTGAGTTCCTCAAGGCCCTACTTCCAAGAAATGAAGTGATCGGGTCCGCGCTTCGTGATGAATTAACTATGTATCCAGATCTAGCCCTGAGAGAACTGATTGCGAACGCCGTGATCCACCAAGACTTCACGATCTCTGGAAGCGGGCCGATGGTTGAAGTTTTTGAAGACCGAGGCGAGATCACGAACACTGGTGTCCCTTTGGGCGACATAGACCGATTGCTGGATCAAGCACCGCGATCAAGAAACGAAGCCCTTGCAGCATTCATGCGACGCATAGGTGTCTGCGAGGAGCGTGGCAGCGGTGTCGATAAAGTTGTTTTTGAGAGCGAACTTTATCAACTCCCTCCTCCTCGATGGGAGACCAGCGGCAGTGCAGCTCGGGCCATCTTATTCGCTCATAAGGACTTCAAGGACATGGACACGGCAGACCGCTTACATGCATATTATCTTCATGCGTGTCTGAGGTATGTAAGTAAACATACAGGGAACCCCCTCTTTTTTTGGCATGATCTAAGGTGCGATTATTGCGCGAAGCTGGCGATATGGCTGGCGCGATATGAGGATTTTGATGATGAACAAGACTAG
- a CDS encoding alpha/beta hydrolase, giving the protein MFQEVSFASEGAKLRGRHYSHAISLNPTVVMTHGTTATVSMTVDHYAEAIFAAGFDVLLYDHKNFGRSGGEPRQEINPWIQTRGYRDAVAFLRVKQPDSPIVLWGDSFSAGLALVAGALIDDIAAIVAQIPVCGVALPQGFTDDGAFEIMKEVFEIGDVAGGPEQTTGPMPVVSSDQQNTPSLLTPIQAFRWFIEHGGRHGSRWENWASRVIPETPVACNPYVTAPYLSMPVQMVVGRNDEMVHCNPEIQRAVFDRLTGEKEFVEIDGGHFGLLWHPSAEFDEAINRQIAFLSKVFESD; this is encoded by the coding sequence ATGTTTCAAGAAGTGAGTTTTGCCTCAGAGGGCGCGAAATTACGGGGGCGGCACTACAGCCATGCAATCAGTTTGAACCCGACCGTCGTCATGACACACGGTACGACCGCGACAGTCAGCATGACAGTAGACCACTACGCTGAAGCCATCTTTGCTGCTGGCTTTGATGTGCTGCTCTATGACCATAAGAATTTTGGACGAAGCGGTGGCGAACCGCGTCAGGAAATTAACCCTTGGATACAAACACGCGGCTACCGTGATGCTGTTGCGTTCTTGCGAGTGAAGCAGCCTGACAGCCCGATCGTTCTTTGGGGTGACAGCTTCTCCGCTGGCCTCGCCTTAGTCGCGGGCGCGCTGATCGACGACATTGCAGCCATAGTTGCGCAGATTCCAGTTTGCGGAGTGGCACTTCCTCAGGGATTTACTGACGATGGTGCGTTTGAAATCATGAAAGAGGTTTTCGAGATTGGCGATGTGGCTGGTGGACCAGAACAAACAACGGGTCCAATGCCGGTTGTGTCGTCTGATCAACAAAACACCCCATCGCTACTAACGCCAATCCAAGCGTTCAGGTGGTTTATTGAACACGGTGGCCGACATGGCAGTAGATGGGAAAACTGGGCTTCGCGGGTCATCCCCGAGACGCCCGTAGCGTGCAACCCCTATGTGACGGCACCTTATTTGAGTATGCCCGTTCAGATGGTGGTCGGACGCAACGATGAGATGGTTCATTGCAATCCCGAAATACAGCGTGCCGTGTTCGACCGGCTTACCGGTGAGAAAGAGTTTGTCGAAATAGACGGTGGGCACTTTGGTTTGCTTTGGCACCCAAGCGCTGAATTTGATGAGGCCATCAATCGGCAAATCGCATTTCTGTCCAAAGTATTTGAAAGTGACTAA
- a CDS encoding tyrosine-type recombinase/integrase: MFTNVPKDLRTVIPKATVYRQLGNTYQDALWALPKVHAEIDALFDLERRTTDEQRAKELVRERLGERHKSMFIEGAVDPEWPEFDDFQELAEDVAHSVPKGVTQQLRAASPTPAPMSLSRVLEEYFTYKAEETDNGLRTRIDRIRKDLTLCLGKNRFEWTELKDLTRADANAYRDLLLSRMSPNSVQRNLGVVKAAINHVLLEHDLDFRNVFQAIKIKGAGSSNTDRLPINDEQLATMVPAFASSDVAKALLILLTNTGARLAEITGLEAKDVDLDKAILHIRPNDRRGLKTKTSTRRIPLSRRATECLIQHQVGLSDTDPIFPTYAQRRGNDKASAMLMKRLRTVITDKKITMHSLRHRMKDKLRNSGCPEILSMEILGHAQGSVAANYGSGYAIEVMREALVKVWGSDG; encoded by the coding sequence ATGTTTACGAATGTTCCCAAAGATTTGCGCACAGTGATTCCCAAGGCAACTGTCTATCGCCAGCTGGGGAATACCTACCAAGATGCCCTTTGGGCTTTGCCCAAGGTTCATGCAGAGATCGACGCTCTCTTTGATCTGGAACGACGCACCACAGATGAACAACGGGCCAAAGAGCTTGTGCGGGAACGCCTTGGTGAACGCCACAAGTCCATGTTCATTGAGGGGGCTGTTGATCCTGAGTGGCCCGAGTTTGATGACTTCCAAGAGCTAGCTGAGGATGTGGCTCACTCTGTCCCCAAAGGCGTCACCCAGCAACTCAGAGCAGCATCCCCAACACCTGCCCCTATGTCACTGTCTAGGGTCCTGGAGGAATACTTTACCTACAAAGCGGAAGAGACGGACAATGGCCTCAGAACGCGCATTGACCGTATCCGCAAAGACCTGACCCTTTGCCTTGGCAAGAATCGCTTTGAGTGGACCGAGCTGAAGGATCTGACCCGGGCTGATGCCAATGCCTATCGTGACCTCCTCCTATCCCGCATGTCACCCAACTCTGTGCAGCGGAACCTTGGGGTGGTGAAGGCGGCCATTAATCACGTCCTGCTGGAGCATGATCTGGACTTCCGCAATGTCTTCCAGGCCATCAAGATAAAGGGAGCGGGAAGCAGCAATACTGATCGGCTCCCCATCAATGATGAACAACTGGCAACAATGGTGCCTGCCTTTGCCAGCAGTGACGTTGCCAAGGCTCTGCTCATCCTCCTTACAAATACCGGAGCCCGCTTGGCAGAGATCACAGGGCTGGAGGCCAAGGATGTGGACCTCGACAAAGCAATCCTCCACATCCGCCCCAATGACCGCCGAGGCCTCAAGACAAAGACCTCCACCCGTAGGATCCCGCTGTCACGGAGAGCTACAGAGTGCCTCATACAGCATCAGGTTGGACTATCGGATACCGACCCCATCTTTCCCACCTATGCTCAACGCAGGGGCAATGACAAAGCCTCTGCCATGCTGATGAAGCGTCTACGCACAGTCATCACTGACAAGAAGATCACAATGCACTCACTGCGGCACCGTATGAAGGACAAGCTGCGCAACTCTGGCTGCCCTGAGATTCTCTCCATGGAAATCCTTGGACATGCCCAGGGCAGTGTCGCTGCCAACTATGGCTCAGGCTATGCGATTGAGGTCATGCGGGAGGCGTTGGTGAAGGTGTGGGGGAGTGATGGGTGA